From Penicillium psychrofluorescens genome assembly, chromosome: 1, one genomic window encodes:
- a CDS encoding uncharacterized protein (ID:PFLUO_000864-T1.cds;~source:funannotate) codes for MLLLLWLPLFPSALAAQPSAPDPIPAPLRGLEFGQLNFLHTTDTHGWLAGHLQEPSYAADWGDYVSFATRIREKVEARGQDLLVIDTGDRVEGNGLYDSSEPKGVYISEILRHQPIDLLTSGNHELYKQNTSEAEFFTTIPNFRGNYIASNIDIFHPGTKELVPLAPRYKKFTTKLQGIRITAFGFLFDFTGNNNRTVVQPVEETIKEDWFQEAIRDKDVDLFLVIGHVPVKSQEYQAIFRAIRSLRWGVPIQFFGGHLHIRDYARYDAKAVGLASGRFMETIGFLSIDGLSTSTPVFKRRYIDNNLFSLRHHSGLDEDGFPTEQGRNVSRLIAESRSALHLDEVHGCAPRDLWMSRVKYPSNDSIYTWLESQVLVDSLKDESRGDTPALAILNTGAIRFDIFQGPFTQDTTFIVSPFTSGFRYVKDVPYDQAQLIVGILNKQPQILRTPRYSPFTPLAPPEQLAYSNDIVADLTVGASKPQQAPLSGQEPELIPGYTTKDDAGTDGDDTVHSPISFYRVPNCIQALVAANASAVPETVDLVYIDFIERHVALAAKFAGLDVNFAQESEVYMPSMTLTDLLLDWVKTHWKCE; via the exons atgttgctgctgctgtggctgcCGCTCTTCCCGTCGGCGCTCGCCGCCCAGCCTTCGGCGCCCGACCCCATTCCCGCTCCCCTGCGCGGGCTCGAGTTCGGCCAACTTAACTTCCTCCACACCACCGATACccatggctggctggccggCCACTTGCAGGA ACCATCGTACGCGGCAGACTGGGGAGACTATGTATCGTTCGCAACGCGCATCCGGGAAAAGGTGGAGGCCCGGGGCCAAGACCTGCTGGTCATCGACACCGGCGATCGCGTAGAAGGAAATGGCCTGTACGATTCGTCCGAACCCAAAGGCGTCTACATCTCGGAGATACTCCGTCACCAGCCCATCGACCTGTTGACATCCGGAAACCATGAATTGTACAAACAGAACACGTCCGAGGCCGAGTTtttcaccaccatccccaacTTCCGGGGCAACTACATCGCGTCTAATATTGATATCTTCCACCCGGGGACGAAGGAGCTGGTTCCACTGGCCCCGCGGTACAAGAAGTTCACCACCAAACTACAGGGTATCCGCATCACAGCGTTCGGCTTCCTCTTTGATTTTACCGGGAACAACAACCGGACCGTGGTACAGCCAGTCGAGGAGACCATCAAAGAGGATTGGTTCCAGGAGGCCATCCGGGACAAAGACGTGGACTTGTTCCTGGTCATCGGCCATGTGCCGGTCAAATCACAGGAGTATCAGGCGATCTTCAGGGCAATTCGGAGCCTTCGCTGGGGTGTCCCAATCCAGTTTTTTGGTGGCCATCTCCATATCCGCGATTACGCTCGGTACGATGCCAAAGCGGTTGGTCTGGCAAGCGGTCGGTTCATGGAGACCATCGGTTTCCTGTCCATCGACGGGCTTTCCACCTCCACGCCAGTGTTCAAGCGCCGGTATATTGATAACaacctcttctccctccGTCATCATAGCGggcttgatgaagatgggtTTCCTACAGAGCAAGGCCGAAACGTTTCGCGTCTCATAGCCGAATCGCGCAGCGCCCTCCATCTGGACGAGGTGCACGGCTGCGCTCCGCGAGACCTCTGGATGTCACGGGTCAAGTACCCGAGCAATGACAGTATTTACACCTGGTTGGAATCGCAGGTGTTGGTGGATTCGCTCAAGGACGAATCTCGCGGTGACACACCCGCGCTGGCCATTCTCAACACGGGAGCCATCCGGTTCGACATTTTTCAAGGCCCATTTACGCAGGATACAACCTTTATTGTCTCTCCCTTTACGAGCGGATTCCGTTATGTGAAGGATGTCCCATATGACCAGGCGCAGCTGATTGTGGGGATCTTGAACAAACAACCCCAAATTTTGCGCACTCCTCGCTATTCACCATTCACCCCCTTGGCACCTCCCGAGCAACTGGCATACTCGAACGATATCGTGGCCGACCTGACTGTCGGTGCTTCCAAGCCCCAGCAGGCCCCGCTGTCGGGCCAGGAACCGGAGCTCATCCCCGGGTACACAACCAAAGATGATGCAGGCACTGATGGCGATGATACTGTTCACTCGCCCATCTCCTTTTACCGGGTACCGAACTGCATCCAGGCCCTGGTGGCTGCCAATGCGTCGGCGGTGCCAGAGACGGTTGATTTGGTCTACATTGATTTCATTGAGCGACATGTGGCGCTGGCCGCCAAGTTCGCTGGCCTGGACGTAAATTTCGCGCAGGAGAGCGAGGTGTACATGCCGTCCATGACCCTGACGGACCTGCTCTTGGACTGGGTGAAGACGCATTGGAAATGTGAGTGA
- a CDS encoding uncharacterized protein (ID:PFLUO_000865-T1.cds;~source:funannotate), translating to MLSRGVLRAVTQGACSPAIARAATCSPLIASRSFLAESRRAISTYGYTQSKALIYSKYGEPKDVLSLHKHSISAPHGTQVNLRLLTAPMNPADVNQIQGVYPSKPPFQSTLGTSEPAAVGGNEGAFEVISAGAGVKNLSKGDWVIMKRTGQGTWRTHAQLEESQLIKIDNKEGLTPLQIGTVSVNPVTAYRMIRDFCEWDWMRAGEEWLIQNGANSGVGRAAIQLGREWGIKTLNVVRERKTPEETQALKQELKDLGATAVVTEEEMLTGNFRAMVHEFTRQGREPIRLALNCVGGKSATALAKTLAPDSHMVTYGAMSKQPVALPSGLLIFKNLAFDGFWVSKWGDKHPELKENTIKDVLQLTRAGRFQDIPVDDVKWSWDTEGPELAESVQSTLGGYRSGKGVLTFTGGD from the exons ATGCTCTCGCGCGGTGTTCTTCGAGCGGTTACCCAGGGCGCTTGCAGCCCGGCCATCGCTCGAGCTGCAACCTGCTCGCCGCTCATTGCATCCCGATCCTTCCTGGCCGAGAGCCGGAGAGCGATCTCGACCTACGGCTACACACAGTCGAAGGCGCTCATCTACTCGAAATACGGCGAGCCCAAGGATGTTCTCTC TCTACACAAGCACTCGATCTCTGCTCCACATGGCACGCAAGTCAATCTCCGCCTCCTCACGGCGCCCATGAACCCGGCCGATGTCAACCAGATCCAAGGTGTTTACCCCAGCAAACCGCCATTTCAGTCCACGCTCGGCACATCCGAGCCCGCCGCCGTGGGCGGCAACGAGGGCGCGTTCGAGGTTATCTCCGCGGGCGCGGGCGTCAAGAACCTGAGCAAAGGCGACTGGGTCATCATGAAGCGGACGGGACAAGGCACCTGGCGGACGCACGCGCAGCTAGAGGAGTCGCAGCTGATCAAGATCGATAACAAGGAGGGATTGACACCGCTGCAGATCGGCACCGTCAGCGTAAACCCCGTCACGGCGTACCGCATGATTCGTGACTTTTGTGAATGGGACTGGATGCGCGCCGGGGAGGAGTGGCTCATCCAGAACGGAGCCAACAGCGGTGTCGGTCGTGCCGCTATCCAACTGGGTCGGGAATGGGGTATCAAGACCCTGAATGTGGTTCGCGAGAGAAAGACGCCCGAAGAGACACAGGCGCTCAAGCAAGAGCTGAAGGACCTGGGTGCGACTGCTGTCGTAACGGAAGAGGAGATGCTCACGGGCAATTTCCGGGCGATGGTCCACGAGTTTACTCGCCAGGGCCGGGAACCTATTCGTCTGGCGCTGAACTGCGTGGGCGGGAAGAGCGCTACGGCACTGGCGAAGACCCTGGCCCCCGACTCCCACATGGTCACATACGGGGCCATGTCCAAGCAGCCGGTGGCCCTGCCGTCGGGCTTGCTGATCTTCAAGAATCTGGCCTTTGACGGCTTCTGGGTCAGCAAGTGGGGGGACAAGCATCCCGAGCTCAAGGAGAACACGATCAAGGATGTGCTGCAACTAACCCGGGCGGGCCGGTTCCAGGACATCCCCGTCGACGATGTCAAGTGGTCGTGGGATACCGAGGGACCGGAGCTGGCAGAGAGTGTCCAGAGTACCCTGGGTGGCTATCGCAGTGGGAAGGGCGTCCTCACCTTCACTGGCGGTGACTGA